The genomic window TCCTGATTGAGATTGAACcagaatattaaacaacaagCTAACATTCGCTACTAGATAggttatagtagttggactctTGATATGCTATGGCATAGAGTTGGACATTTGGGcttatagtatacttgacagtatCGCTTATTACATTGTAGTATTTTTGGTTgctatgatagtacatactagatatgtagtgaATTTTGGCACATATAGCATACTTCATagcattacttgttgcatcataacaTATTGTTTAAGTTTCggcatattggatcatgtagagtagacgtactccatgttgacattcagAATACTTGTGGCATTATTGTATAGCCTtctctatatgctttcttttccACAGTTACATCTCCTTATCTATATCTGTTTAtactttgggcctagtggtgcaatttggtgcaggtcagtaattgcccactgggaactataaattatagttctcacgccccctatttTATGTCTTccttcagagccttccacttcgggagaggcttgggatcgcgggaaaggtatCGCCTTgggctagctagcgagggatttgGCGAGTGGTGGTCCACctctattttgttttctttggagaggttgagagctgtaccggTGTATTAGAGATCACCCTGTTGTGTACtattttggacagatattgtataactatatgtttcactcttattgTTTTAGTATTTTCCTTTTACTTTGTTATATATGATAGATCTAtttgtgctctgatatcactagatgtTGATTATCCTTGGTTTTATTTTCCGTTGTTAATGTAGACACCTTATTTGGGCATACTACTGGGAGGGCCTTTGCCGATCCCGGGGCCTGACAGTAATGTATAACCTTCATTACGAAAAATATAGAATTGaggtcaaaaaaattttctatatattctGAAAGCACAAAAAATTACAACCATTGTAATCATGATGatatgaaaatatgaaataaagaaaagatgAGTAAGTAACTTTGTAACAGTTTTGCGAGTttcaaaagtgaaaaaacattacaaaaaaaaaaagaattagaattgtaaatactaaaaataaaagaccGAGGGCTGCGTAAGCCTAATTGACCAAAAATGTATGGCATTCACATCTGCCAGACAAACAATCctcctttcatttttttttttcctttatttttttttctgcataTGTACACTTGCAAATATGTGAAATTGCATAAATACCCCTGCTAAGTTCGCAGTCGTCTGCATGTCTGTGATAGCCTTTTTCGCCTTTGTGTCACTTTCGGGGGTGCATATGCAAAAACCATTTTCACCTGTGTACCCTCCTCAAGGGGCATGAGAAGAAATAATCAAGACTTTTAAGTGGTTCACGCAAAACAACAAGTTTACAGGGGCATTCGCATAATTTGCACATTTGCAGGGGTATGCgtgcatgcaaaaaaaaaaaaaaaacatcttcgGACTCTACAACAAAAATACACGAATACATTATTACATATTTCAGTTAAAAGAATAGAAATCAATGAATACATCGTGGTGCCTTCAACATTGCAGCTGCTTATGCACCTGCTGTGAGCTCCACGTCATCCTCATCGAGGTAGGAAAGATTATCGTCGGCTTTCTCTTACTCTCCTCCAAATAAGGAAAATCCTCTGTGAAGTGCAAACCGCGGCTCTCTCTTCTTGAGAGCGCACTCTCCACGACCAACTTAGCGCAACAAAAGAGATTCCTCATCTCACACAATTCAACTCCAACCATTGTGGGCTTCCACCCTTTCCTAAACAAGTATTCTTCCCATTCCTCCTCCAAATCCCCAATTTTCCACTCCGCAGTCTTTAACCTACTAGTCGACCGCACTATTCCGACATACTCCCACATAACAGATTGCAGCTCGGCTCTGATCTCCCTCGTCTGCTCTGTAATATCACAAACCACACGATCCCTCAGGGACACTGGGGGCACTGGAAGAGCCCACCTGGCCGAGGAACAGTTGTTCGCATGCGTTTCCACCATGTGGTCTATTGACGGCTGGACCGCTCGCCTAGCAAAGACCAGGGCTTCAAGCAACGAATTGCTCGCAAGACGATTTGCACCATGCAAGCCAGTGCAAGCAACCTCACCAGCCACAAACAGGCCTTTGACATTTGTCTCCCCCAGCAAACCGGCACGGACCCCACCGCACATGTAATGCGCTGCGGGGACTACAGGTATCGGGTCGCTGGTGATATCTAACCCGTATTTAAGGCACTCTGCGGCGATGTTGGGGAAATGGGAGAGGATTTGCTCTCTTGGTTTGTGGCTTATGTCAAGCAAGACATATTTTTCTCCTCGTTTTTTCAATTGATCGTCGATGCTCCGTGTAACAACATCTCTTGGAGCCAGTTCAGCTCTTTCGTCATATAACGGCATGAATCTCTGCATTGATTGGTTATAAAGTAGTCCTCCATCTCCTCTAACTGCTTCGGTTATAAGAAATGCATTTTCCCTTCTCTTAATTGGCTTTAACGGGAGGCCTTCATCAGCTAATGCTGTTGGGTGGAACTGCACGAATCTGCATTTGTACAAGAAGAAACGAAACATGATGTTCAAGATATGAGTAAACATAGATTCATGCAAAATTGGATAATATGAATAAAAGAGAACATTAGGATGAAAACCAACTAAGGCGCTGATTTAGAAGGTACAAAGATTATAATGTTgtcattgagagagagagagagagagagagagagagagacactcACTCCATGTTGGATATTACAGCCTGAGCACGATGTGCCATTGCAATTCCATCTCCGGTGGCAACCTATTAAGAAAACATAATGAATTAAAGGGGCAAGAAAATGAACAAAACAAGCATGGTTGTTATGTTaattaaagaaagagagaacaCTTTTCTGTTGAATCACAATTATAGGTTTCTTTTAGTATGCTAAGTGCgtgatttcaaaaaaatattttttaaatgacaaaacAGACACTTCAGAAGGAAAGAAATGTTATATAACCTAATTCTAGAAAGATCGGCAATTGTTAGTGAATTGTGTTTATCAGGGAATAAATATAACTatcaaaattataagaaataagcATACCAGGGGATTAGTGGTCGTAGGGTAAATATGTCCAGCTCCTCCAGAGGCAAGAAGAATCACTTTTGAGATGAAACGAACAACCTAGATTTCCACAAATCCAAAATTCTCAAAAGTGGCCTACATAAGTAAAATGACATCCCATAGTATAAACTATAAAACTAAACAATtgaaagagaaaatgaaaatgatagATTGTGTACAAGATCAGGCGCAGAACCTGTTGGGTTTCCAGATTCAGTGTATCAACACCATGGCAATGTATTCCGTCATTATCCTGCAAGACGATGAGCTTATACATCTTAGTCATTATCATGAAAACTACTTAACATTTGTTTGAAAACTAACATGATGCAGTGATAAACTACACAATTgcaaagtgaaaaatcagaATAGACTCGAAAATGGATCAGATTCAGCAAATAGAAATATTAACACTCGCATAGATACACAGTTCCCCTAGTTGATTGCAAGGATTAAATTGCTGTAACTACGTACAAAATCCCTTCCATATGCCTGCAAAGTGGTGCAACTTGTCGCATGGAAACAACATGATAGTCAGGTAGCAAACATGCTAGTCAACAAAGTAATCCATATTTAACTGTGTTAGGCATGTATGTTATGTATGTCTAAATTCCATAATAGCACCAACTGCTAGAGCGGTTAGTAGGTATCACTAATCAAGGGCATGGGAGACCCAATTCAAATCTAGCTCTAGTGGGAATACGGCTCCATGTGTGAGTTTCCTACAGAAATGATCACATGTAAAACaagaatctatatatatatatatatatatatatatatataggtagggctactatactcttatgagtgtagagcacttcgtactcataagttgttttcaatgatggagcttccgattcgatgatccactccattaaatatgatctagagtatttgaaacttctacaaaataaatttcgtaatttttcgaaatcataagaaagttcatcaagcgggtataaaatgaaaggccaaaatcgaatgacgtctTAATAATGGATGATttgatccttcaatttaagatcagagttattgatctttatctatgtagtgaatagaattttctatcaaaaattcaactgatttcgattcttttacaccgttaaactagcaaatatcccgtaccaaccgttaaaaattgtcaattttgtgacattttaatTGTAAGGTAAAtcatgtcgaaaaattataaaatttgatttctagacgttttaaatgcactatataacgtttaacggtgtggatcgtcgattcggaagctctatcatcgaaaacaacttatgagtacaagggcgatcgtactcataagagtatagtagccggacactatatatatatatatatatatagtgtagagctattatgctatcggaagcatagagaatttgatgtttccgattttttgacccttggatcaagaattgtatggttaggatgattgcggtcccccctaTAGTTGAGTAGtacctctagggttgagtggtccccacagggcaatagtattaatccaaaggttagaaatgattaaaagggCTGATCTAAGGGCGAAAAAATTggaagcaccagatcctctatgcttccgatagcatagtagctctactctatatgtATACTACCTAGACAATCTTTTCCTTTTGAGATTAACATCCTTTCCATGAAACTTCTCAAGGTTGATGAAAATGAGTAGTAAAGAAATGTAACATATGTCGATATATGATAAGACGGCGTTGCAACTAACCAAAGAACAATTACACTAAGAGCCTCACTATATGAAATATTTGGATTAGGATGTATAGATAGCCCCTGACTATCTCGACAGACTATCTCGACATTGCAACTTAGACCCTAGTTTTTTGACATAAACACTTTAGTCCCTGAATTTCTCATATATTGTAAATCTGTCCATGATTGTCAAGAAATCGAAGTTCattataaaatgaccattttatccTTTCTTTAAATGACTTCTTTGTTTTTTAGGGTACTTGAAACAAAGTTGGAAAGGTCGATTTATTCGGGAAAAGTCACATATCAAATCTTTTTAGCAGCAAGACGTGAGGTTGGAATATATGAGAAAGTTCAAGGACAAATGTTTAAGTTAAAAGTTAATGGACTAAGACACAATGTCGGGATAGCACATATAACTTTGCAAAGAACGTAAATGATTAAACAGAAAATGAAGTAAAAATAACCTCAAAAGTCAATAAGTCAATGGTGAAATGGTGACAGAACAAAACTATGTTTCAGTTGTTATCAACGGCCCACAGCTTCATGCGCTCAATCTCTCAATCAATCATATCAGTAGTATGAGCAATTCAGTTGCTGGTTTAGATTTGTTTAGGATTAAGGCTTTTAGGGTTTTCAATTTAGATAGGCTCTCTATCCACAAAACTCAGACAAATAAATTACACTAAAATTGGCATGCAAACTACATAAAATCGCAAATgatcaattttattatatagtaaatgaaaaggaaaataacCTGAGAAGTCAATAAATCGATGGCAAAATGGTGACCAAACAAAACTATGTTAGGATCATTATCAACAGCTTGTAGCAATGCCCGTTCAATCTCTCTACCAGTCATATCAGCGGCATGAACAATTCTATTGTGGGAATGCCCTCCTTCTCTTGTGAGATGTAACCTTCCATCCTCTCCATGATCGAAAGATGCACCCATTGCGATCAATTCCTTCACACGATCTGGGCCTTCTGTGCACACTACCTGAACCGAGTAGAGAGCAAGCTAGTTTTGGCATGATTGAAACGAGCAAAAGTGCAAGATTAAATTAACTTATTGGCCTTTATGTGAAAACTCATCTATTTGCACATAAACCAccataaaatctgaattttcatatttgtCTTGTAGCCTTCAGAAATGTAGTTTCTTACATAAATACCCTCATCTTTTTTTGGTAGTTATCCAATTTCTGTGGCGGAAGTCGGTATTACAATAGAAGTTTTTAAAGAGGTTCATTTTTGTAGCCATAATAAGAGTATA from Ananas comosus cultivar F153 linkage group 23, ASM154086v1, whole genome shotgun sequence includes these protein-coding regions:
- the LOC109728030 gene encoding L-aspartate oxidase, chloroplastic isoform X1 — its product is MTSLLYGCANLHCRGTVSIEKAHLQASRVTGLSFKRCVQIDISRFSTIPSLLCTKTNTFSRAPSTNKANSIRNVTISCLKESTANTNYFDFVVIGSGVAGLRYALEVAKQGKVAVITKAEPHESNTNYAQGGVSAVLCPSDSVESHMQDTIVAGAYLCDEETVRVVCTEGPDRVKELIAMGASFDHGEDGRLHLTREGGHSHNRIVHAADMTGREIERALLQAVDNDPNIVLFGHHFAIDLLTSQDNDGIHCHGVDTLNLETQQVVRFISKVILLASGGAGHIYPTTTNPLVATGDGIAMAHRAQAVISNMEFVQFHPTALADEGLPLKPIKRRENAFLITEAVRGDGGLLYNQSMQRFMPLYDERAELAPRDVVTRSIDDQLKKRGEKYVLLDISHKPREQILSHFPNIAAECLKYGLDITSDPIPVVPAAHYMCGGVRAGLLGETNVKGLFVAGEVACTGLHGANRLASNSLLEALVFARRAVQPSIDHMVETHANNCSSARWALPVPPVSLRDRVVCDITEQTREIRAELQSVMWEYVGIVRSTSRLKTAEWKIGDLEEEWEEYLFRKGWKPTMVGVELCEMRNLFCCAKLVVESALSRRESRGLHFTEDFPYLEESKRKPTIIFPTSMRMTWSSQQVHKQLQC
- the LOC109728030 gene encoding L-aspartate oxidase, chloroplastic isoform X2 gives rise to the protein MQDTIVAGAYLCDEETVRVVCTEGPDRVKELIAMGASFDHGEDGRLHLTREGGHSHNRIVHAADMTGREIERALLQAVDNDPNIVLFGHHFAIDLLTSQDNDGIHCHGVDTLNLETQQVVRFISKVILLASGGAGHIYPTTTNPLVATGDGIAMAHRAQAVISNMEFVQFHPTALADEGLPLKPIKRRENAFLITEAVRGDGGLLYNQSMQRFMPLYDERAELAPRDVVTRSIDDQLKKRGEKYVLLDISHKPREQILSHFPNIAAECLKYGLDITSDPIPVVPAAHYMCGGVRAGLLGETNVKGLFVAGEVACTGLHGANRLASNSLLEALVFARRAVQPSIDHMVETHANNCSSARWALPVPPVSLRDRVVCDITEQTREIRAELQSVMWEYVGIVRSTSRLKTAEWKIGDLEEEWEEYLFRKGWKPTMVGVELCEMRNLFCCAKLVVESALSRRESRGLHFTEDFPYLEESKRKPTIIFPTSMRMTWSSQQVHKQLQC